The Deinococcus aquaticus genomic interval TCGTGATGCGTGGCGCACAGGCGCCCGAAGCCTTCGTGCGCTTCGGGTGGCCGGTGGCGGGGGCGGCGCTGGAGGACGCCCTGCAACGTGAACTGGCCGCCCTGGACGCCGAGCTGCTGGACAGCGACCCGGAATCGCCGCCCGCCGGGTACCTGCGGGCCGTGCCGGGCCGCGCGAGCCGTTCGGAACGGGTGGATCTGCCCTCCAGGCTGCTGACCTGGATCACTGGGGACAGAGGATGAGGATTCATTGGACTCCCGCGTGGGGGCGGGCGCAGCGGCCCGTGCAGGCGCTGCTGCTGGGCTGGCTGGCGACCAAGGCGGCGGTGCTGGCCGTGAACGCCGTGACCTTCCCCCGCCTGCGGCCCGCGCCCACCCCGGCCAGGGGGCCGCGCGTGTCCATCCTGATTCCCGCGCGGGACGAGGCGCACAACCTGCCGCGTACCCTGCCCGGCGTGCTGGCCCAGGGGGCCTTCGAGGTCCTGGTGCTGGACGACGGCAGCGGCGACGGGACCGCCGACGTGGCCCGCCGCCTGGGCGCGCGGGTCCTGACGGGCGAGCCCAGACCGGACGGCTGGAACGGGAAACCCTGGGCCTGCCAGCAACTGCTGCGCGCGGCGCGCAGCGAGGTGCTGATCTTCACGGACGCGGACGTGGACTGGCACGCGGGCGCGCTGGGCGGCCTGCTGAGCGAACTGACCCGTTCGGGCGCGGACCTGCTGAGCATCCAGCCCCGGCAGTCGAACGCGGGCCTGGGCGCCCGCCTGCTGACGCCCCTGGTGGACGCGGCGGTGCTGTCGTACTTCCCGTTTCCGCTGACGCGCCTGCGCCACCCCATGACTTCCATCGCCAACGGGCAGGTCATGGCGTTCCGCCGCGCCGCGCTGCGCAGCGTGGGCGGGTACGCGCCCGTCCGCGCCGAGGTGCTGGAAGACACCCGCCTCGCGCAGCACCTGGGCGCACAGGGGTTCCTGGTGTCCACGGCGCTAGGCCGCGCGTGCATCGGCGTGCGCATGTACCGCACGTACCCGGAGTCGGTGGCGGGCTTCAGCAAGAACGTCCTGCCGCTGCACTTTCACTCGCGGCCGCTGCTGCTGCTGGCCGCCGCCGGGCACCTGGGCGCGTACACCCTGCCGTGGCTGCTGCGCCCCTGGCTACGCGGCCCCGGCTGGACGGCCCTGCGCGTGGCCGGGCTGCTGGAACGCACGCTGGTCAGCGTGGTTGCCGGTCGCCGCGCCCCCGCCGACCTGGCCGAGGGCCTGCTCGGCCCCCTCACGCCGCTGCTGGCCCTGCCCGTGTACCACCGCGCCCTGCGCCGCACCGTCACCTGGAAGGGCCGCGAGTACCGGCAGTGACGGAGACCCCTCACACCCATCAATAGGCTTCTGTCCCCTCTCCGTTGGGGAGAGGGCCTTGCCGCAGGCAAGGGGTGAGGGGTCTCCCCTGCCTCCACCCCCGCCCGTTCATGTGCAGCTCAGGTGTGGGGTGGAGGCTCGGGGCATGATCGGTTCACGGGCGGTCCTGATGGCGTGTGCGGTTCTGGCGCTGGCTCCGGCGGCGCTGGCGGCGGGATTCCGGGAGAAGTCGTTCGTGCAGGTGAACGGGGGCGCGTGGCAGCCCGCGCGGTTCTGGTGCGACACGCCGGAGCGGGTGCTGGCGCTGTCCGGGGGCGGGGCCGGGTCGGGCATGCTGACGCAGTGGGCGGGCGGCGCGGGTCGACTGACGGCGCGGTCGCGGACGCCCGTGACGGTCGGCGCGGACGATGCGGGCGCGGGGCAACTCTACACGCCGCTGACCTTCGTGGGCGGCGCAGCCCCGCCGCCGGGTTTCTTCGTGCACAGCAGTAACGTGGAGAACGTGCAGGACCCCGCGTACCGCATGACGCACGTGAACGAGTTCCGCGTGCCCGCCGGGTCGTTTAACTGCCGCTACGTGCCGCAGGCGGCGGTCGTGGCGGCCACGGCGCGGCACAGCGTGACCGTGTGGGAATCAGGCGGGCGGGTCACGTACGCCAGTCGCAACCGCGACGGCACGCCGGGCGTGCAACTGACTGGCGGCACGCACGTCACGGGCGGGGAACGGGACGAGTACCGCTGGAACCGGGGCGGGTACAGGTACATGCTGGTCGTGGGCACCGCGCGGGCTCCGGGCGGCGAGTTGCGGGTCGAGCGGGCCGGGGGGGTCCTGAGCCGCGAGCCGCTGCTGGCGTACACCGTCAGCCGCGCCCGTTGAGGGCCGCGTGCGCCCGCCCCTGCCCGCGTTGCGTGCCTCCCGCTGCTCTATGCTCGGCAGCGTGAGCACAGGTCAGGGTGTGGGGGCGTGAGGCGGCAGCCGCAGCATGTCGCGGTGATCGGCGCGGGCTTTGCGGGCCTCGCGGCGGCGCTGCGGCTGGCGCGCGCCGGGGCGCGGGTGACGGTACTGGACGCGCTGGACGGGCCGGGCGGTAAGGCGGCGCTGGGCTTCCCGGAGTTCTCCAGCGGCCCGACGGTCGTGACCATGCCGCAGGTGTTCCGGGCGCTGCACGCGCGCCTGGACCTGCCAACGCCCACGCTGACGGCCGCGCGGCCCACCACCACGTACCACGGGGCGCGCGGCCGGGTATTCGCGCCCGAGGCGCTGCACGTGGCCGGCAGTCTGGACTCCACGCTGGCGCAACTGTCGCCCGCCGAGGGAAGGCGCTACGCGGCGCTGCTGGCCTCGTCGCGGCGCATGTACCTGGACGCGCAGGACACCTTCCTGTTCGCGCCCCCACCCGGCCCGGCCCGGCTGGCCCGCTACGCCCTGACGCGGGGACGGCGGGCCGCGCCCCTTGTCCCGCTGCGCGGCCTCGTGCGTTCCGGGTCGTTCATGACGCCGTTCTGGTTGCGGTTCGCCACGTACCTGGGCGCCGACCCGTACCGCGCGCCCGCCGTGCTGCACAACATCGCGTGGGTGGAACTCGGGTACGGCGTGTGGCACCTGCGCGGCGGCCTGCTGGACCTCGCCCGGACGCTGCACGCGCAGGCCGCCTCGCTGGGCGTGCGCTTCGAGTTCGGCACGCGCGTCACCAGCCTCAGCACGCACGGCGGTCAGGTGCTGGGCGCACACACCACGCAGGGGGCCTTCGCGGCGGACGCCTGGGTCAGCGCCGCCGACCGCGCCCTGACGCTCTCCTGGCTGGGCGAGAGCGAGAAACCCACGCCGCGCGGCGTGAGTGGCTTCGCGCTGCAACTGCGCCTCTCGGAGGACCGGGGGCAGTCGCATCACATCTACTGGCCCGCCGAGTACGCCCGCGAATGGCAGGACATCCGCGCCGGCCGCCTGCCGCGCGACCCGACGCTGTACCTGCACCTGGACGGCACGCGCGCCTTCCTGCTGGTGAACGCCCCACCGGACCCCGGCCTGACGGACGACCCGCGCGAGTACGGCGCGTGGCTCCTGGCGCGCCTCCAGGACCGCCTGCGCACCGGGGACAGCGGCCCGCTGCCCGTGCAGGAGTGGCAGGCCCTGTCGCCCGCCGAGTACGCCCGCACCGCCAAGGCCGGCGCGCTGTACGGCCGCGCCCCACACGGCCTGAGCGGCAGCCTGCGCCCCGGCTGGCAGCTGCCGCACGCCCGGAACCTCGCGCAGGTGGGCGGCACCGTCCACCCCGGCGGCGGCGTACCCCTGAGCATCCTCAGCGGCTGGAACGGCGCTGGCCAACTGCTGGGCCTCCCCTTCGACGACCTGGACGGCCGGCGCGTGCCAGGCATGACTGGCACCACAGCAGACACCTGGGACAACCTGACCGGGCCGGAATTCTGAACCGGGGGTAGGATCGCGGCGCTGCGCAGCCAGACCGAATACGCAGCCGGACTGAAGCGGAGGCCAGATGACGCGCCTTCACCCGGGGCATAAGATGACCTCATGACGGCCCCGCCCGAGCTGCTGACCTTCGGTGCCCTGCGGGCGGCGCAGGTCCCGTTCCGGCGCGAGAAGCCACTGCTGCTGCTGGCGTACCTGAGCCTGCGCGGCCCGCAGGAGCGCCGGGCCGTGGCGCGACTGTTCTGGCCGGACGCGACCGATCCCATGAACAGCCTGTCCGTGGCGCTGGGGCAGCTGCGCCGCGCGTCCAGCACGCTGGCGCTGGTCCACACGACCGACACGCAGCTGACTACCACCCTGACCTGCGACGTGCCCGCCCTGCTGCGCGCCTGCGCCGACACCGACCTGAGCGGCGCGCAGACCCTGTACCGGGGGGCTTTCGCGGCGGGCCTGCCGGACGCGGACCTGTCGGATGAACTGGCCGGGTGGGTCACCGCGACCCGCGAACACTGCGCGGCCACGTACCGCGACCTGCTGCTCGGTCAGGCCCGTCAGGCGGCAGAAACCGATGCCCTGCGGGCCGGGGAGTGGGCCGCCCAGGCCTACGCCGTGGCCGGGGCTGCGCCGCCCGCCCCGCCGCTGTTCCGGGAACTGCACGTCCTGCTGCGCGCCGCCGGACACCCGGACGTCCCGCTGCTGGAACGCGACGCGGCCAGCCTGAACGTCACGCTCAGCGCGCCGGCTCCGCCGCTGCCGGGCCGGCAGGCCGAACTTCAGCAGTTGACGCACCTGTCGGCCGGCGAGACGCTGTGGGTACGCGGACCGGCCGGGATCGGCAAGAGCGCACTGCTGCGCGCCGTTCCAGCCGGGACACTGCTGCGCGCCCGGACGGGGCAGCCCTACGCCACGCTGCTGGGTCTGCCAGACCTGCCTCACCCCCCGCCGGCGGACGGGCCGGGCTGGGCGCGGCACCTCGGCGCGCAGCCCGGCCCGCTGCTGATCGACGACTGGGAGACCTGCGACCCGGAGTCCCGCCGCGCGCTGCTGAGTCTGAGCGCCACCCGTTCGGGACCGCCGCTGATCCTGGCCAGCCGCGAGGGTCCGCCCACGCTGCTGCCGCAGCTGATCCTGCGGCCACTGCCGGCCGGTAACGCGCAGGAGCACGCAGAGACCGGCGGGCTGCCGGCGTTGCGGCCCGCCGGGCGCGGCGGCCTGTCCCTGGCGGACGCCTACGCCGCGCTGCTGGCCCCGCATGCGCCGCGCGTCCGGCAGCTGCTGGCGTGCCTGGGCGTGCAGGACACCCCGGACCTGCGCGCCACGCAGGCGGCGCTTGAATTCGGCGGTGACGATATGGCCGCCGCGCTGGAGCGGCTGCGGCAGGCCTACCTGCTGGAGGGCACCCGCCCGACTGCGCCCG includes:
- a CDS encoding glycosyltransferase yields the protein MRIHWTPAWGRAQRPVQALLLGWLATKAAVLAVNAVTFPRLRPAPTPARGPRVSILIPARDEAHNLPRTLPGVLAQGAFEVLVLDDGSGDGTADVARRLGARVLTGEPRPDGWNGKPWACQQLLRAARSEVLIFTDADVDWHAGALGGLLSELTRSGADLLSIQPRQSNAGLGARLLTPLVDAAVLSYFPFPLTRLRHPMTSIANGQVMAFRRAALRSVGGYAPVRAEVLEDTRLAQHLGAQGFLVSTALGRACIGVRMYRTYPESVAGFSKNVLPLHFHSRPLLLLAAAGHLGAYTLPWLLRPWLRGPGWTALRVAGLLERTLVSVVAGRRAPADLAEGLLGPLTPLLALPVYHRALRRTVTWKGREYRQ
- a CDS encoding phytoene desaturase family protein, translated to MRRQPQHVAVIGAGFAGLAAALRLARAGARVTVLDALDGPGGKAALGFPEFSSGPTVVTMPQVFRALHARLDLPTPTLTAARPTTTYHGARGRVFAPEALHVAGSLDSTLAQLSPAEGRRYAALLASSRRMYLDAQDTFLFAPPPGPARLARYALTRGRRAAPLVPLRGLVRSGSFMTPFWLRFATYLGADPYRAPAVLHNIAWVELGYGVWHLRGGLLDLARTLHAQAASLGVRFEFGTRVTSLSTHGGQVLGAHTTQGAFAADAWVSAADRALTLSWLGESEKPTPRGVSGFALQLRLSEDRGQSHHIYWPAEYAREWQDIRAGRLPRDPTLYLHLDGTRAFLLVNAPPDPGLTDDPREYGAWLLARLQDRLRTGDSGPLPVQEWQALSPAEYARTAKAGALYGRAPHGLSGSLRPGWQLPHARNLAQVGGTVHPGGGVPLSILSGWNGAGQLLGLPFDDLDGRRVPGMTGTTADTWDNLTGPEF
- a CDS encoding tetratricopeptide repeat protein — protein: MTAPPELLTFGALRAAQVPFRREKPLLLLAYLSLRGPQERRAVARLFWPDATDPMNSLSVALGQLRRASSTLALVHTTDTQLTTTLTCDVPALLRACADTDLSGAQTLYRGAFAAGLPDADLSDELAGWVTATREHCAATYRDLLLGQARQAAETDALRAGEWAAQAYAVAGAAPPAPPLFRELHVLLRAAGHPDVPLLERDAASLNVTLSAPAPPLPGRQAELQQLTHLSAGETLWVRGPAGIGKSALLRAVPAGTLLRARTGQPYATLLGLPDLPHPPPADGPGWARHLGAQPGPLLIDDWETCDPESRRALLSLSATRSGPPLILASREGPPTLLPQLILRPLPAGNAQEHAETGGLPALRPAGRGGLSLADAYAALLAPHAPRVRQLLACLGVQDTPDLRATQAALEFGGDDMAAALERLRQAYLLEGTRPTAPAALRAWLDTQPSLETEVLTLLAAQLLPTDALGHYLRAHALTGSSDFPGFQAALAGRARALLAADRHVEAHELLRPHARSPGTRLLLARALDAMGHHREALGILGDLPDTPLVQVYRGRAVWRLGDREQATVLANAGLNGDMEARAQAFNLLSSLALAAQEYAQAHDGAQRSAGLFLLLGDDLMRLKMTCVQAVAAQHLGLDVSALLREMLDAPLDHLPPQMLLNIGWVLEERGQLEEALGYARQAAASAERTHDLSVAATAWNNVGVLNHKQGHPEPAAAAYRQAIGIARQSGEVRVLAMALGNLAELQESLPLIDEALNILEGAGHDDLASYFRQQQAAFRGRSGET